A window of the Scophthalmus maximus strain ysfricsl-2021 chromosome 8, ASM2237912v1, whole genome shotgun sequence genome harbors these coding sequences:
- the LOC118313086 gene encoding nephronectin isoform X4 — translation MIGISRPLFVVMVHLIMFSAAHQQERSAEDALEHTGGRARTGHCSYGQTTSCCVGWRNVNGICHPVCRKSCINGKCVGPDKCLCSGGYKGPLCDEDVNECGLPERPCSQRCMNTPGSYRCYCEPGYTLGADGYTCTREAACSSLRCQFGSQMERGGAARCLCPPGLHLAADNKTCEDVDECQHGADACPPRQTCRNTFGSFACVCRDGFVMGTIKGSVQCRDKDECLTGSHRCSRHAQCVNTDGSYTCQCLGDYFGNGHTCWPRRAPQSKALMYFNYKLSKRTKQIQPST, via the exons ATGATTGGAATAAGCCGACCGCTCTTCGTGGTGATGGTGCATCTCATTATGTTCTCTGCGGCTCATCAACAGGAAAG GTCAGCGGAGGATGCGCTGGAGCACACGGGGGGTCGCGCACGGACGGGACACTGCAGCTACGGtcaaaccacttcctgttgtgtgGGATGGAGGAATGTTAATGGCATTTGTCATC CGGTGTGCAGGAAGTCGTGCATAAACGGAAAATGTGTGGGACCAGACAAGTGTTTATGCTCCGGAGGGTATAAAGGCCCTCTGTGTGATGAAG ATGTGAACGAATGCGGTTTGCCGGAGAGACCGTGTTCCCAGCGCTGCATGAATACCCCCGGTAGCTATCGCTGTTACTGTGAACCTGGGTACACGCTCGGCGCAGATGGATACACCTGCACCA GAGAGGCCGCATGTTCCTCTCTGCGTTGCCAGTTTGGTTCccagatggagagggggggagcgGCGCGCTGTCTGTGTCCCCCCGGCCTCCACCTGGCCGCTGACAACAAGACCTGTGAAG aTGTAGATGAGTGTCAGCACGGGGCCGATGCGTGTCCACCGCGGCAGACCTGCAGGAACACTTTTGGCAGCTTTGCCTGTGTGTGCCGGGATGGTTTCGTGATGGGGACGATCAAGGGCTCAGTGCAGTGtcgag ATAAGGATGAATGTTTGACCGGGTCCCACCGGTGCAGCCGCCATGCTCAGTGTGTCAACACAGATGGTTCCTACACCTGTCAGTGTTTGGGGGACTACTTTGGCAACGGACACACCTGCTGGCCCAGGAGAGCCCCACAGTCCAAGGCTCTCATGTACTTCAACTACAAGCTCTCCAAAAGAACCAAGCAAATACAACCTTCAACTTAG
- the LOC118313086 gene encoding nephronectin isoform X5, with protein MEHNKIFPPSLFVPLFCTQERSAEDALEHTGGRARTGHCSYGQTTSCCVGWRNVNGICHPVCRKSCINGKCVGPDKCLCSGGYKGPLCDEDVNECGLPERPCSQRCMNTPGSYRCYCEPGYTLGADGYTCTREAACSSLRCQFGSQMERGGAARCLCPPGLHLAADNKTCEDVDECQHGADACPPRQTCRNTFGSFACVCRDGFVMGTIKGSVQCRDKDECLTGSHRCSRHAQCVNTDGSYTCQCLGDYFGNGHTCWPRRAPQSKALMYFNYKLSKRTKQIQPST; from the exons ATGGAGCATAACAAGA tttttccccccagcctctttgttcctctgttttgCACACAG GAAAG GTCAGCGGAGGATGCGCTGGAGCACACGGGGGGTCGCGCACGGACGGGACACTGCAGCTACGGtcaaaccacttcctgttgtgtgGGATGGAGGAATGTTAATGGCATTTGTCATC CGGTGTGCAGGAAGTCGTGCATAAACGGAAAATGTGTGGGACCAGACAAGTGTTTATGCTCCGGAGGGTATAAAGGCCCTCTGTGTGATGAAG ATGTGAACGAATGCGGTTTGCCGGAGAGACCGTGTTCCCAGCGCTGCATGAATACCCCCGGTAGCTATCGCTGTTACTGTGAACCTGGGTACACGCTCGGCGCAGATGGATACACCTGCACCA GAGAGGCCGCATGTTCCTCTCTGCGTTGCCAGTTTGGTTCccagatggagagggggggagcgGCGCGCTGTCTGTGTCCCCCCGGCCTCCACCTGGCCGCTGACAACAAGACCTGTGAAG aTGTAGATGAGTGTCAGCACGGGGCCGATGCGTGTCCACCGCGGCAGACCTGCAGGAACACTTTTGGCAGCTTTGCCTGTGTGTGCCGGGATGGTTTCGTGATGGGGACGATCAAGGGCTCAGTGCAGTGtcgag ATAAGGATGAATGTTTGACCGGGTCCCACCGGTGCAGCCGCCATGCTCAGTGTGTCAACACAGATGGTTCCTACACCTGTCAGTGTTTGGGGGACTACTTTGGCAACGGACACACCTGCTGGCCCAGGAGAGCCCCACAGTCCAAGGCTCTCATGTACTTCAACTACAAGCTCTCCAAAAGAACCAAGCAAATACAACCTTCAACTTAG
- the LOC118313086 gene encoding nephronectin isoform X3, whose translation MEHNKIFPPSLFVPLFCTQVETWWKKMIGISRPLFVVMVHLIMFSAAHQQERSAEDALEHTGGRARTGHCSYGQTTSCCVGWRNVNGICHPVCRKSCINGKCVGPDKCLCSGGYKGPLCDEDVNECGLPERPCSQRCMNTPGSYRCYCEPGYTLGADGYTCTREAACSSLRCQFGSQMERGGAARCLCPPGLHLAADNKTCEDVDECQHGADACPPRQTCRNTFGSFACVCRDGFVMGTIKGSVQCRDKDECLTGSHRCSRHAQCVNTDGSYTCQCLGDYFGNGHTCWPRRAPQSKALMECFQTH comes from the exons ATGGAGCATAACAAGA tttttccccccagcctctttgttcctctgttttgCACACAG GTTGAAACGTGGTGGAAGAAAATGATTGGAATAAGCCGACCGCTCTTCGTGGTGATGGTGCATCTCATTATGTTCTCTGCGGCTCATCAACAGGAAAG GTCAGCGGAGGATGCGCTGGAGCACACGGGGGGTCGCGCACGGACGGGACACTGCAGCTACGGtcaaaccacttcctgttgtgtgGGATGGAGGAATGTTAATGGCATTTGTCATC CGGTGTGCAGGAAGTCGTGCATAAACGGAAAATGTGTGGGACCAGACAAGTGTTTATGCTCCGGAGGGTATAAAGGCCCTCTGTGTGATGAAG ATGTGAACGAATGCGGTTTGCCGGAGAGACCGTGTTCCCAGCGCTGCATGAATACCCCCGGTAGCTATCGCTGTTACTGTGAACCTGGGTACACGCTCGGCGCAGATGGATACACCTGCACCA GAGAGGCCGCATGTTCCTCTCTGCGTTGCCAGTTTGGTTCccagatggagagggggggagcgGCGCGCTGTCTGTGTCCCCCCGGCCTCCACCTGGCCGCTGACAACAAGACCTGTGAAG aTGTAGATGAGTGTCAGCACGGGGCCGATGCGTGTCCACCGCGGCAGACCTGCAGGAACACTTTTGGCAGCTTTGCCTGTGTGTGCCGGGATGGTTTCGTGATGGGGACGATCAAGGGCTCAGTGCAGTGtcgag ATAAGGATGAATGTTTGACCGGGTCCCACCGGTGCAGCCGCCATGCTCAGTGTGTCAACACAGATGGTTCCTACACCTGTCAGTGTTTGGGGGACTACTTTGGCAACGGACACACCTGCTGGCCCAGGAGAGCCCCACAGTCCAAGGCTCTCAT GGAATGTTTTCAGACCCACTAA
- the LOC118313086 gene encoding nephronectin isoform X1 — MEHNKIFPPSLFVPLFCTQVETWWKKMIGISRPLFVVMVHLIMFSAAHQQERSAEDALEHTGGRARTGHCSYGQTTSCCVGWRNVNGICHPVCRKSCINGKCVGPDKCLCSGGYKGPLCDEDVNECGLPERPCSQRCMNTPGSYRCYCEPGYTLGADGYTCTREAACSSLRCQFGSQMERGGAARCLCPPGLHLAADNKTCEDVDECQHGADACPPRQTCRNTFGSFACVCRDGFVMGTIKGSVQCRDKDECLTGSHRCSRHAQCVNTDGSYTCQCLGDYFGNGHTCWPRRAPQSKALMYFNYKLSKRTKQIQPST; from the exons ATGGAGCATAACAAGA tttttccccccagcctctttgttcctctgttttgCACACAG GTTGAAACGTGGTGGAAGAAAATGATTGGAATAAGCCGACCGCTCTTCGTGGTGATGGTGCATCTCATTATGTTCTCTGCGGCTCATCAACAGGAAAG GTCAGCGGAGGATGCGCTGGAGCACACGGGGGGTCGCGCACGGACGGGACACTGCAGCTACGGtcaaaccacttcctgttgtgtgGGATGGAGGAATGTTAATGGCATTTGTCATC CGGTGTGCAGGAAGTCGTGCATAAACGGAAAATGTGTGGGACCAGACAAGTGTTTATGCTCCGGAGGGTATAAAGGCCCTCTGTGTGATGAAG ATGTGAACGAATGCGGTTTGCCGGAGAGACCGTGTTCCCAGCGCTGCATGAATACCCCCGGTAGCTATCGCTGTTACTGTGAACCTGGGTACACGCTCGGCGCAGATGGATACACCTGCACCA GAGAGGCCGCATGTTCCTCTCTGCGTTGCCAGTTTGGTTCccagatggagagggggggagcgGCGCGCTGTCTGTGTCCCCCCGGCCTCCACCTGGCCGCTGACAACAAGACCTGTGAAG aTGTAGATGAGTGTCAGCACGGGGCCGATGCGTGTCCACCGCGGCAGACCTGCAGGAACACTTTTGGCAGCTTTGCCTGTGTGTGCCGGGATGGTTTCGTGATGGGGACGATCAAGGGCTCAGTGCAGTGtcgag ATAAGGATGAATGTTTGACCGGGTCCCACCGGTGCAGCCGCCATGCTCAGTGTGTCAACACAGATGGTTCCTACACCTGTCAGTGTTTGGGGGACTACTTTGGCAACGGACACACCTGCTGGCCCAGGAGAGCCCCACAGTCCAAGGCTCTCATGTACTTCAACTACAAGCTCTCCAAAAGAACCAAGCAAATACAACCTTCAACTTAG
- the LOC118313086 gene encoding nephronectin isoform X2, which yields MTSGLCANLTGVGSVDQNTTFPASTSRFFPPASLFLCFAHRSAEDALEHTGGRARTGHCSYGQTTSCCVGWRNVNGICHPVCRKSCINGKCVGPDKCLCSGGYKGPLCDEDVNECGLPERPCSQRCMNTPGSYRCYCEPGYTLGADGYTCTREAACSSLRCQFGSQMERGGAARCLCPPGLHLAADNKTCEDVDECQHGADACPPRQTCRNTFGSFACVCRDGFVMGTIKGSVQCRDKDECLTGSHRCSRHAQCVNTDGSYTCQCLGDYFGNGHTCWPRRAPQSKALMYFNYKLSKRTKQIQPST from the exons ATGACGAGCGGTCTTTGTGCCAATCTGACTGGAGTCGGATCagtggatcaaaacacaacttttcccgCAAGCACTTCGAGG tttttccccccagcctctttgttcctctgttttgCACACAG GTCAGCGGAGGATGCGCTGGAGCACACGGGGGGTCGCGCACGGACGGGACACTGCAGCTACGGtcaaaccacttcctgttgtgtgGGATGGAGGAATGTTAATGGCATTTGTCATC CGGTGTGCAGGAAGTCGTGCATAAACGGAAAATGTGTGGGACCAGACAAGTGTTTATGCTCCGGAGGGTATAAAGGCCCTCTGTGTGATGAAG ATGTGAACGAATGCGGTTTGCCGGAGAGACCGTGTTCCCAGCGCTGCATGAATACCCCCGGTAGCTATCGCTGTTACTGTGAACCTGGGTACACGCTCGGCGCAGATGGATACACCTGCACCA GAGAGGCCGCATGTTCCTCTCTGCGTTGCCAGTTTGGTTCccagatggagagggggggagcgGCGCGCTGTCTGTGTCCCCCCGGCCTCCACCTGGCCGCTGACAACAAGACCTGTGAAG aTGTAGATGAGTGTCAGCACGGGGCCGATGCGTGTCCACCGCGGCAGACCTGCAGGAACACTTTTGGCAGCTTTGCCTGTGTGTGCCGGGATGGTTTCGTGATGGGGACGATCAAGGGCTCAGTGCAGTGtcgag ATAAGGATGAATGTTTGACCGGGTCCCACCGGTGCAGCCGCCATGCTCAGTGTGTCAACACAGATGGTTCCTACACCTGTCAGTGTTTGGGGGACTACTTTGGCAACGGACACACCTGCTGGCCCAGGAGAGCCCCACAGTCCAAGGCTCTCATGTACTTCAACTACAAGCTCTCCAAAAGAACCAAGCAAATACAACCTTCAACTTAG